GCCTTGCACCGTGCGCTTCAGCTTCGGCCCTTGCACGCCCGCATTATTGATGAGCGCGTCGATGCGCGGTTCCTTTTCGGCCAGTTTTGCTGCGTTCCGCACGCTCGTCAGGTCTGCGAGGTCAAGCGGCAGGAATGCAAGATTCGCTTCGGGGGTCATCAGACGAATCCGGCTAATGGCAGCTTCCGCCTTCGCCGCGTCGCGGCACGCGAGAAGCACCCTGGCTCGCCGTGCCGCCAACGTACTCGCTATTTCAAGGCCTATGCCGGTGTTGGCGCCGGTGACGATAAAGGTCTTGCCTGATTGATCGGGTACATCGGCATTGGTGAATCCGCTCATGGCGTGAACCGTGTCGAGACGTTATTGCGTCAATGGTTAGCGATGCCTGGCGCGGCGCGCACGAACTTCCTGTCGGTCACCTGTTCGACCAGGAACTTCGCAAGGTTGCCTCTGGAGAGCTTCGTGCCGAGTCTGGTTTTTCCGTACCAGCCCACATCCACGCGGCCATCGGCGGGACCATCCTTTAGGTTCGGAATGCGTACCAGTGTCCAGTCCAGGTCCGAATTGGCGATCAATTCGCCAGTCGCGTTGATGTCCTCATACCCCTTGCGCGCGATAACCTTGAACAACAGCGCGAACGCATGGGTTTTGAAGGCAAAACCATCCTTGGGATCACGATAGGCAGCCGTAGAAATCTGGATAAGACGGCGCCCGCCCGCGTGCTTCATCGCGGCGATGACGTTGGTCAAGCCGCGCATGATCGGCTTATCGCCCTGCACCTTGAGACTGTTGGGACCCAGGGCGCTGATGACCGCATCGGCACCCTGGACGCACTTCGCAATGGCACGCTGGTCTTTGAGGTCGCCGACAACCATTTCCACCCTTGCCGCGAACGGCGCGAGTTTCTTGGCGTCGCGCGTATAGACCGACAGTTTGTAGCCCTGCGTCAAGGCTTCCTCGATGATGTGCCTTCCGGTCGGCCCGGTCGCACCGAACAGTGCGATGGTTTTCTTCCCGGCCATGAGGTCACGCCGCCTTCGCCAACAAGGCTTTGATGGCCGCTTCGGTGTTGGCGATTGCGGTGTTCACCGCATCGGGGCCGAAAACCGTGCCCTCGACACGCACCACCTTAACGTCGGTCAGGCCGATGAAACCAAGCAGATGCAGCAGATAGTTGGTCTGAAAGTCGAACGGTGCCCAAGCACCTTCCGAAAACACGCCTCCGGTAGCGGTAACGAGATAGACCTGCTTGCCGGTCAGCAGCCCCTTCGGCCCAGTATCGCTGTAGCCGAAGGTGACGCGCGGCCAGGTGACGTGATCGAACCAAGCCTTGAGCTGCGAGGGCAGACCGAAGTTGATCATGCCCGAACCGAGCACGATCACATCGGCGACCTTCAACTCATCGACCAACTCTTGCGCGACCTTCACCGCCTCGACCTGTTCCGGTGTGCGATCTTCGGGTGCCGTGACCCGGCCCTGGATGTAGGCCGGCGCGATGTGCGGCGGCGGATTCGCGGCAAGGTCGCGCACGGCCAGCGGACCGCCCGAGCGGGCCTGGATACCATCGGCGATTTCGGTGGCAAAGCGGGTGGAAAGGCTGTCGGGCCCGCGCGGGCTGGAAGTGATCAGTAGGGTGTGGCTCACGGCGGCTCCAAGGTATAAAAAGAGAACTAAGTAAGATATCGACTCTTACTTACCAATTCATACAAAGGATGGTATGGTTCCTGCCGTTTCCCCACAAGAAGGCACACGCATGTCACTTAGTCACCCGGAGCTACCTGCCGACATGCCTGCGCCGGACGCTGGCGGCTGCCTGGCAACCCGTGAAATCCTGGATCGCATCGGCGACAAGTGGAGCCTCTACATTGTCGCTACGCTGGCCAATGGCCCGCGGCGCTTCAACGAATTGAAGCGCGGCATCGACGGCATTTCCCAGCGGATGCTGACACTCACCTTGCGCGGACTGGAACGCGACGGACTGATAACGCGAACGATGTATCCAACGATTCC
This genomic interval from Burkholderia plantarii contains the following:
- a CDS encoding NAD(P)-dependent oxidoreductase, which codes for MAGKKTIALFGATGPTGRHIIEEALTQGYKLSVYTRDAKKLAPFAARVEMVVGDLKDQRAIAKCVQGADAVISALGPNSLKVQGDKPIMRGLTNVIAAMKHAGGRRLIQISTAAYRDPKDGFAFKTHAFALLFKVIARKGYEDINATGELIANSDLDWTLVRIPNLKDGPADGRVDVGWYGKTRLGTKLSRGNLAKFLVEQVTDRKFVRAAPGIANH
- a CDS encoding FMN-dependent NADH-azoreductase; the encoded protein is MSHTLLITSSPRGPDSLSTRFATEIADGIQARSGGPLAVRDLAANPPPHIAPAYIQGRVTAPEDRTPEQVEAVKVAQELVDELKVADVIVLGSGMINFGLPSQLKAWFDHVTWPRVTFGYSDTGPKGLLTGKQVYLVTATGGVFSEGAWAPFDFQTNYLLHLLGFIGLTDVKVVRVEGTVFGPDAVNTAIANTEAAIKALLAKAA
- a CDS encoding winged helix-turn-helix transcriptional regulator, translating into MSLSHPELPADMPAPDAGGCLATREILDRIGDKWSLYIVATLANGPRRFNELKRGIDGISQRMLTLTLRGLERDGLITRTMYPTIPPRVDYELTDMGRTLLKPVMALVNWASENQVAIAEAHKRFDEAPEPDQVSIQGVVYQRR